Below is a genomic region from Helicobacter jaachi.
CCAAAATGCCTAGTATCATCTGCTGAAATCTCCTCACCACTGGGTCTGCACCCATATACTGCTGCGCGGGAAACTCTTTAGGAAACACTAGCTTTAAATCCTCAATATCATCACACCTAGAATACCTAATGCAGCGCTCATAAATGCGCTTATCCACTTCATCTGCCCTGCCCTTATAATAGTCCAAAATTTGATTTGGCACCATTCTTTCATACATTTCTTGCTTCATTTTTACTCCTTTTTAAGATTAAGCTACACAGCGCCGCTAAGTTCAAAAATAGCTCCGCTCATAAGCATATTATGTCCCTCTAAAACACTCCCTACAAACGCGCCCACCTCCTCTGCTTTGCCAAATCTCCCCAGTGGCTGCATAGATTCTATCTGCTTATAATGCGCCTCATTTTCCCTCTTTTTGCGCAGCCACACATCAGTATCGATGATGCCGGGCATTATCCCAAAAATACAAATATTATCTTTGGCAAAAAATCTCGCACAGCTTTTAATATAAGCATTTAGCCCAGCCTTTGCCGCTGCATAGCCCGGAGCAGTATTCCCAGTGAGTGCTGCCATTGAGGATATATGGCATATACTGCCTTTGCCCTGCTTTTGAAATAATGGCAGCAGCACTTCATTAATGCTAACAGCAATACCCATATTAAACGCCACACTTTCAAGCAATCCCTCCAAACCCAAAGGCTGCACATCGCTAAGCACCCTCCCGCCTACATTATGCACCACCACATCAATGCCAGATTCTATAATGTAATCATTAAGCGCCTTGTGGCTTTGTGGCTGTGTCAAATCAAGCGATAGAATCTCACACCTCACCTCTTCACACTGCTTTTTTAAATGCTCTAACGCCACCCTATCGCGCGCCACGCAAATCACGCAATCACCGCGCCTATGCAGCTCCAGCGCAATCCCTCTGCCAATGCCACGGCTTGCTCCAGTTATTAGCACCCTTCTTGCTCTTTGCTCATACATTAAAACGCCCTTATAAAATGATGTTTAGGATATTTAGCGCTAAGTTTTGCATAAAGACTTTCGCCTAAGGGCATAACAATCTCACACCCATCGCCCTCACTAGGCGATACAATGGGCAAGCCTAGATGTGTTTTGCCAATTTTGCGTTTATCCTCATCATAAAAGCACTGCGCCCACTCGCCTAAAACAAGCGCTACAAATGTGCTAATAGTCGTGCCAAAAACCCCGCCACTTGAGCCATTTGTGCGCAAAGATTCTAAAAGTGCAAGCACATCATTTAAATGTTTGCAATCAAAATAAAACATATCCGGATTCTCTATGCCTTGCTTAAGCGGCTGTTTTGAAGCGAGTAGCGTTATTTGGCGCGCTATTTGATGATGTGGCAAACTCACATAAAAACCCGCATCTATAAATAATTTATACAATGTGTAAAAACTAAAATGATGGCAATGGTCATAAGTAAATATATCCCACATATTTTGCGCCACATCAGGCACTTGAATAATCACCACTCCGCTATCTTTGAGCAATGTATAAAGCTTGCTTGCTGTTTTGCGTATATCACCAATATGTTCCAAGCAATGAATGAGCGTAATGCAATCAAACCGCCCCTCTATGGCCTCCACATTATCCCAGAATCTACTAAAATTAGGAATCTCCCAAAATAAATGCTCATTGTGCCTGCTCACATCATACGCATAAGTCTCTGCGTGGGGAAAATTTTTTATAAAACTATATAGCATGCCCCCCCCCCTGCACCATAATCCAAAATTTTTGGCGTGTGTGTGAAGTTAAGATAAGGTGCGCAATGCTCCAAAATAATTTGCGAGCGGCTTATTTGGTTATTTTGTGTATCAAAATGAGATTGCTCTGTATTTGGCAAAAGCACATCTGTTTGATAGTTGCTATAAATATTATGCAGCGTGCTTTGTTTAGGAAATTTCTGCAAATGCCCACACGCACTGCATTCATATAATGTAATACCCTCTTTAACTAACCCATTTTCAGAACTCATACTAAAATTATGCGCCCATTGATATATCATCTTAAGCATATGCCCACATATTGCGCATTTCATAGCTCTCATATTCTCACCTCCCTATGTAATGCCCCGCTAGGCAAATCCCTATCGCCCATATTGAGAAATGAAGGCGTAT
It encodes:
- a CDS encoding SDR family NAD(P)-dependent oxidoreductase translates to MYEQRARRVLITGASRGIGRGIALELHRRGDCVICVARDRVALEHLKKQCEEVRCEILSLDLTQPQSHKALNDYIIESGIDVVVHNVGGRVLSDVQPLGLEGLLESVAFNMGIAVSINEVLLPLFQKQGKGSICHISSMAALTGNTAPGYAAAKAGLNAYIKSCARFFAKDNICIFGIMPGIIDTDVWLRKKRENEAHYKQIESMQPLGRFGKAEEVGAFVGSVLEGHNMLMSGAIFELSGAV
- a CDS encoding class I SAM-dependent methyltransferase; the encoded protein is MLYSFIKNFPHAETYAYDVSRHNEHLFWEIPNFSRFWDNVEAIEGRFDCITLIHCLEHIGDIRKTASKLYTLLKDSGVVIIQVPDVAQNMWDIFTYDHCHHFSFYTLYKLFIDAGFYVSLPHHQIARQITLLASKQPLKQGIENPDMFYFDCKHLNDVLALLESLRTNGSSGGVFGTTISTFVALVLGEWAQCFYDEDKRKIGKTHLGLPIVSPSEGDGCEIVMPLGESLYAKLSAKYPKHHFIRAF